One Mycobacterium kubicae genomic window carries:
- a CDS encoding Re/Si-specific NAD(P)(+) transhydrogenase subunit alpha has protein sequence MTDPQTHATRVGVVAESGPDERRVALVPKAVASLVNSGVAVVVETGAGIKALLPDDLYTAAGASIGDAWDADVVVKVAPPTAEEVGRLRSGQTLIGFLAPRNAENSIGALKQAGVQAFALEAIPRISRAQVMDALSSQANVAGYKAVLLAASESTRFFPMLTTAAGTVKPATVLVLGVGVAGLQALATAKRLGARTTGYDVRPEVADQVRSVGAQWLDIGIDAAGEGGYARELTEDERAQQQKALEQAISGFDVVITTALVPGRPAPRLVTAAAVEAMKPGSVVVDLAGETGGNCELTEPGQTVVKHDVTIASPLNLPATMPEHASELYSKNITALLDLLITDGKLAPDFDDEVIAASCVTRDQKA, from the coding sequence ATGACAGATCCGCAGACCCACGCCACCAGGGTCGGGGTGGTGGCCGAGTCAGGCCCCGACGAGCGGCGCGTTGCGCTGGTGCCCAAAGCGGTCGCATCGCTGGTGAACAGCGGCGTGGCGGTAGTGGTCGAGACCGGTGCGGGCATCAAGGCGCTGCTTCCGGACGACCTCTACACCGCCGCCGGAGCCAGCATCGGCGACGCGTGGGACGCCGACGTCGTCGTCAAAGTCGCGCCTCCCACCGCCGAGGAGGTCGGACGGCTGCGCAGCGGGCAGACCCTGATCGGCTTCCTCGCGCCCCGCAACGCCGAGAACTCGATCGGTGCGCTGAAGCAAGCCGGCGTCCAGGCGTTCGCGCTGGAGGCGATCCCGCGCATCTCGCGGGCGCAGGTGATGGACGCCCTGTCGTCGCAAGCCAACGTGGCCGGCTACAAAGCGGTGCTGCTGGCCGCCTCGGAGTCCACCCGGTTCTTCCCGATGTTGACGACGGCGGCGGGCACCGTGAAGCCGGCCACCGTGCTGGTGCTCGGCGTCGGCGTGGCCGGGCTGCAGGCGCTGGCGACGGCCAAGCGACTGGGCGCGCGCACCACCGGGTACGACGTGCGCCCGGAGGTGGCCGACCAGGTGCGTTCCGTCGGCGCGCAGTGGCTCGATATCGGCATCGACGCGGCCGGCGAGGGCGGTTACGCCCGTGAGCTCACCGAAGACGAACGCGCACAACAACAAAAGGCGCTCGAACAAGCGATCAGCGGGTTCGACGTGGTGATCACCACCGCGCTGGTTCCGGGGCGGCCCGCGCCGCGGCTGGTCACCGCTGCGGCGGTCGAAGCGATGAAGCCCGGCAGCGTCGTGGTCGACCTGGCCGGTGAGACCGGTGGTAACTGCGAACTCACCGAGCCGGGACAGACGGTGGTCAAGCATGACGTCACGATCGCCTCACCGCTGAACCTGCCGGCGACCATGCCCGAGCACGCCAGCGAGCTCTACAGCAAGAACATCACCGCGCTGCTGGACCTGTTGATCACCGACGGCAAGCTGGCCCCCGATTTCGACGACGAAGTCATCGCGGCGTCCTGCGTTACTCGAGACCAGAAGGCTTAG
- a CDS encoding NAD(P) transhydrogenase subunit alpha, which translates to MYDDLLANLAILVLSGFVGFAVISKVPNTLHTPLMSGTNAIHGIVVLGALVVFGSVEHPSIAVQIILFVATVFGTLNVIGGFIVTDRMLGMFKGKKKPPAVAAEKAEGPAAK; encoded by the coding sequence ATGTACGACGACCTCCTGGCCAATCTGGCGATCCTGGTGCTGTCCGGTTTCGTCGGCTTCGCCGTGATCTCCAAGGTGCCCAACACCTTGCACACCCCGCTGATGTCGGGCACCAACGCCATCCACGGCATCGTCGTGCTGGGTGCGCTGGTGGTGTTCGGCTCGGTTGAGCACCCTTCGATTGCCGTGCAGATCATTCTGTTCGTCGCGACGGTGTTCGGCACGCTGAACGTCATCGGCGGGTTCATCGTCACCGACCGGATGCTGGGCATGTTCAAGGGCAAGAAGAAGCCACCGGCCGTTGCAGCCGAGAAGGCGGAAGGGCCGGCGGCCAAATGA
- a CDS encoding NAD(P)(+) transhydrogenase (Re/Si-specific) subunit beta, giving the protein MNYLVIGLYIVSFSLFIYGLMGLTGPKTAVRGNLIAAVGMALAVAATLIAIRHTSQWPLIIAGLVVGVVLGVPPARLTKMTAMPQLVAFFNGVGGGTVALIALSEFMETSGFSAFQHGESPTVHIVVASLFAAIIGSISFWGSIIAFGKLQEIISGAPIGFGKAQQPINLLLLAAAVGAAVVIGLHAHPGTGGVSLWWMVGLLAAAGVLGLMVVLPIGGADMPVVISLLNAMTGLSAAAAGLALNNTAMIVAGMIVGASGSILTNLMAKAMNRSIPAIVAGGFGGGGVAPSGDGGGDKTVKSTSAADAAIQMAYANQVIVVPGYGLAVAQAQHAVKDMAALLENKGVTVKYAIHPVAGRMPGHMNVLLAEAEVDYDAMKDMDDINDEFARTDVAIVIGANDVTNPAARNDASSPIYGMPILNVDKAKSVIVLKRSMNSGFAGIDNPLFYGEGTTMLFGDAKKSVTQVAEELKAL; this is encoded by the coding sequence ATGAACTACCTCGTCATCGGTCTGTACATCGTCTCCTTCTCGCTGTTCATCTACGGCCTGATGGGCCTGACCGGCCCCAAGACCGCCGTGCGCGGCAACTTGATCGCCGCGGTGGGCATGGCTCTGGCCGTGGCGGCCACACTGATCGCGATCAGACACACCAGCCAGTGGCCGCTGATCATCGCCGGTCTGGTGGTCGGTGTGGTGCTGGGCGTTCCGCCGGCGCGGCTGACGAAGATGACCGCCATGCCGCAGCTGGTGGCCTTCTTCAACGGCGTCGGCGGCGGCACGGTCGCCCTGATCGCGCTGTCGGAATTCATGGAGACCAGCGGCTTTTCGGCCTTCCAGCACGGTGAGTCACCGACGGTGCACATCGTGGTGGCGTCGTTGTTCGCCGCGATCATCGGTTCGATCTCGTTCTGGGGTTCGATCATCGCCTTCGGCAAGCTGCAGGAGATCATCTCCGGAGCGCCGATCGGGTTCGGCAAGGCGCAGCAGCCGATCAACCTGCTGCTGCTGGCGGCGGCGGTGGGCGCCGCGGTTGTCATCGGTCTGCACGCGCACCCGGGCACCGGCGGGGTGTCGCTGTGGTGGATGGTCGGATTGCTGGCCGCCGCCGGTGTGCTGGGGCTGATGGTGGTGCTGCCGATCGGCGGCGCCGACATGCCGGTGGTCATCTCGCTGCTGAACGCCATGACGGGGCTTTCCGCTGCGGCCGCGGGCCTGGCGTTGAACAACACCGCCATGATCGTCGCCGGCATGATCGTCGGGGCCTCCGGTTCGATCCTGACCAACCTCATGGCCAAAGCGATGAACCGCTCCATCCCTGCGATCGTCGCGGGCGGTTTCGGCGGCGGCGGTGTGGCGCCCAGCGGCGACGGCGGCGGCGACAAGACCGTCAAATCCACCTCGGCCGCCGACGCGGCGATCCAGATGGCATATGCCAACCAGGTGATCGTCGTTCCCGGCTACGGCCTAGCCGTCGCGCAGGCCCAGCACGCCGTCAAGGACATGGCCGCACTGCTGGAGAACAAGGGCGTGACGGTGAAGTACGCGATTCACCCGGTCGCGGGCCGGATGCCCGGGCACATGAACGTGCTGCTGGCCGAGGCCGAGGTCGACTACGACGCGATGAAAGACATGGACGACATCAACGACGAGTTCGCCCGCACCGACGTCGCCATCGTCATCGGCGCCAACGACGTCACCAACCCGGCGGCCCGCAACGATGCGTCCAGCCCGATCTACGGCATGCCGATCCTGAATGTGGACAAGGCGAAATCGGTGATCGTGCTCAAGCGGTCAATGAACTCCGGATTCGCCGGCATCGACAACCCGCTCTTCTACGGCGAGGGCACAACCATGCTGTTCGGTGATGCGAAGAAATCGGTGACCCAGGTCGCCGAAGAACTGAAAGCGCTCTGA
- a CDS encoding TetR/AcrR family transcriptional regulator — translation MASETGLSRREELLAVATKLFAARGYHGTRMDDVADVIGLNKATVYHYYASKSLILFDIYRQAAEGTLAAVHDDPSWTAREALYQYTVRLLTGIAGNPERAAVYFQEQPYITEWFTAEQVAEVREKEALVYEHVHGLIDRGIASGEFYECDSHVLALGYIGMTLGSYRWLRPSGRRSAKEIAAEFSTALLRGLIRDESIRTTSPLGP, via the coding sequence ATGGCGTCCGAAACTGGCTTGTCGCGTCGTGAAGAGTTGCTGGCTGTCGCCACCAAGCTGTTCGCTGCGCGCGGCTATCACGGCACCCGCATGGACGACGTGGCCGATGTCATCGGGCTGAACAAGGCGACCGTCTACCACTACTACGCCAGCAAGTCGCTGATCTTGTTCGACATCTACCGCCAGGCCGCCGAGGGCACGTTGGCCGCCGTGCACGACGACCCGTCCTGGACCGCACGCGAAGCGCTGTACCAATACACCGTCCGGCTGCTCACCGGGATCGCCGGCAATCCGGAGCGGGCCGCGGTGTACTTCCAGGAACAGCCGTACATCACCGAATGGTTCACCGCCGAGCAGGTGGCCGAGGTGCGGGAGAAGGAAGCGCTGGTCTACGAGCACGTCCACGGCCTGATCGACCGCGGTATCGCCAGTGGTGAGTTCTACGAGTGTGACTCGCATGTGCTGGCGTTGGGCTACATCGGGATGACGCTGGGCAGCTACCGCTGGCTGCGGCCCAGTGGCCGGCGCTCCGCCAAGGAGATCGCCGCCGAGTTCAGCACCGCACTGCTGCGCGGGTTGATCCGCGACGAGTCGATCCGCACCACCTCGCCGCTGGGACCGTGA
- a CDS encoding PE family protein, giving the protein MSYLVTAPDVLASAAVNVDGIATAINEANAAAANRTTGLLAAAEDEVSAAIAGLFNTYGEEYQAVVPQASAFHSQFTAALAAAGNAYVQAEAAATSALANASSEINTTFQSLLGPGAAATGGTVSTLAASPSALLANQVALIMGGTNNPLPVAQYIADINANYIQPLFPGASPIGLPTPEQFWPVTPNLGNLTYNQSVAQGVKALDSAIRAQILNGNSVVAFGYSQSASIIHNEIVALMAAGPPYPDVSFIMAAAGNNPNGGLLARFPGFYIPFLDVSFNGATPANNPFPTSIFTAQYDGVAHAPQYPTNILADVNALMGYFYVHSHYPTLLSTDAVQLPTLNPGNTNYYMYLTQNLPLLQPIRDIPYAGPVIADLLQPPLRVMVDLGYSDYGYADLPTPAGLINIPNPINVAYYLAQSAWQAPYGAAVEIGVQAGLWGPEYFPDAYPWVPSLNPGLNLYLGPALSQPPVTALSLLSGALGNAFHIIPSIHY; this is encoded by the coding sequence ATGTCGTACTTAGTCACTGCTCCCGACGTGCTTGCGTCAGCGGCTGTCAACGTGGACGGGATCGCCACCGCGATCAACGAGGCGAACGCCGCTGCGGCAAACCGAACGACAGGTCTCCTTGCTGCGGCAGAGGACGAAGTGTCGGCGGCGATTGCGGGCTTGTTCAATACCTACGGCGAGGAATATCAGGCGGTCGTCCCGCAGGCGAGCGCGTTCCACAGTCAATTCACTGCAGCTTTGGCCGCGGCCGGAAACGCGTATGTGCAAGCCGAGGCGGCGGCCACCTCGGCGCTTGCGAACGCGTCCAGCGAGATCAACACCACCTTTCAATCGCTGCTGGGGCCGGGGGCCGCCGCCACCGGCGGAACGGTCAGCACACTCGCTGCCAGCCCCTCCGCGCTACTGGCGAACCAAGTCGCCTTGATCATGGGCGGCACCAACAATCCACTGCCCGTCGCCCAGTACATCGCGGACATCAACGCCAATTACATTCAGCCGCTGTTCCCCGGGGCCAGCCCGATCGGCCTGCCCACGCCCGAGCAGTTCTGGCCGGTCACTCCGAACCTGGGCAACCTGACCTACAACCAGTCGGTCGCCCAGGGCGTCAAGGCGTTGGACAGTGCTATCCGCGCTCAGATCCTCAATGGGAACTCGGTCGTCGCTTTCGGCTACTCGCAAAGCGCCTCGATCATCCACAACGAGATTGTCGCGTTGATGGCGGCAGGCCCGCCCTACCCGGACGTGTCGTTCATCATGGCTGCCGCAGGGAACAACCCTAACGGAGGCCTGCTGGCGCGCTTCCCCGGCTTCTACATCCCGTTCCTGGACGTGTCGTTCAACGGCGCGACTCCGGCCAACAACCCCTTCCCGACCTCTATCTTCACCGCGCAGTACGACGGCGTCGCCCACGCCCCGCAATACCCGACCAACATCCTGGCGGACGTCAACGCGCTCATGGGTTACTTCTACGTCCACAGCCACTATCCGACTTTGCTGTCCACCGACGCGGTGCAGTTGCCCACGCTGAACCCCGGCAACACCAACTACTACATGTACTTGACCCAGAATCTGCCGCTGCTGCAGCCCATCCGGGACATCCCGTACGCCGGACCGGTGATTGCCGACCTGCTCCAGCCGCCGCTGCGCGTGATGGTCGACCTCGGCTACTCGGACTATGGCTACGCAGACCTGCCCACCCCGGCCGGGCTGATCAACATTCCCAACCCGATCAACGTCGCCTACTACTTGGCCCAGAGCGCCTGGCAGGCGCCGTATGGTGCGGCGGTGGAGATCGGGGTGCAGGCCGGGCTGTGGGGTCCCGAATACTTCCCGGACGCCTACCCGTGGGTTCCGTCGCTGAACCCGGGACTCAACCTCTACCTCGGCCCGGCCCTGAGCCAGCCGCCGGTGACGGCGTTGTCGCTACTGAGCGGAGCGTTGGGCAATGCGTTCCACATCATTCCGTCGATCCACTACTGA
- a CDS encoding alpha/beta hydrolase, with translation MAQRKDVEFTSGADRISAWLYRPASEGDAPLIVMAHGLGAVRTMRLDAYAERFSAAGYACLVFDYRNFGDSAGQPRQLIDIGMQLDDWAAAVTYARTLPGIDHDRIALWGTSFGGGHVIATAARVPGIAAVVAQCPFTDGIASLRAVNPVVAARVTVQAARDLARSATGKPPLMIRTAGRPGELALMTAPDAYSGYLRLVPEGVELSNEVAARIGLKIATYRPGRSAAEVSCPILFCVCATDSVAPPGPTLRYAAKAPRGEVKVYPEGHFAIYVDDAFERVIADQLSFLNKHLEPAQ, from the coding sequence ATGGCGCAGCGGAAAGATGTCGAGTTCACCTCCGGTGCCGACCGCATCAGCGCCTGGCTCTACCGGCCCGCGAGTGAGGGCGACGCGCCGCTGATCGTCATGGCGCACGGGCTGGGCGCGGTGCGGACCATGCGGCTCGACGCTTACGCCGAGCGTTTCAGCGCGGCCGGCTACGCCTGCCTGGTGTTCGACTACCGCAACTTCGGCGACAGCGCGGGCCAGCCGCGGCAGTTGATCGACATCGGGATGCAGTTGGACGACTGGGCGGCGGCGGTCACCTACGCCCGCACCCTGCCCGGGATTGACCATGACCGAATCGCCCTGTGGGGCACCTCGTTCGGCGGCGGGCACGTGATCGCCACCGCGGCGCGCGTGCCGGGCATCGCCGCAGTGGTCGCCCAGTGTCCGTTCACCGATGGCATCGCCTCGCTACGTGCGGTCAACCCGGTGGTTGCGGCCCGCGTGACGGTGCAGGCGGCGCGCGACCTGGCCCGGTCCGCAACTGGCAAGCCACCGTTGATGATTCGCACCGCGGGCAGGCCCGGGGAGCTGGCGTTGATGACCGCACCCGATGCGTACTCGGGCTATCTGCGGCTGGTACCCGAAGGGGTGGAACTATCCAACGAGGTCGCCGCTCGCATCGGCCTCAAGATTGCCACCTACCGACCGGGGCGCAGCGCCGCAGAGGTGTCCTGCCCGATCCTGTTCTGCGTTTGCGCGACCGACTCGGTAGCGCCGCCTGGTCCCACCCTGCGCTACGCGGCGAAGGCCCCCCGCGGCGAGGTCAAGGTGTATCCCGAGGGCCACTTCGCCATCTATGTGGACGACGCCTTCGAGCGCGTCATCGCCGACCAACTCAGCTTCCTGAACAAGCACCTCGAGCCGGCGCAGTAG
- a CDS encoding maleylpyruvate isomerase family mycothiol-dependent enzyme, translating into MVTVSSRVHAAFPEWDAFAHAVQARRPDAGTWCEGWTVRDVLIHNTGNAEEFARVLQAHIDQHPVPTRSFEEREAPYRAMTDVDLWSAFIERCERLVDTTEAASELPPDEEIEWTGRTVTPGFFVEHMREELVLHRWDMTGDDSASVHALSQPWMTTHTVRDVGKPLMARGIKALHLATGQQVGGRLRCPGTDDVLVTATAEATTIDLVAPEGQATIECDPAVRALFLWGRRPADPSRWHSQAGPEALRQLRALLSGY; encoded by the coding sequence ATGGTGACGGTTTCTTCCCGAGTTCACGCGGCCTTCCCCGAGTGGGACGCCTTCGCTCATGCCGTGCAAGCTCGCAGACCGGATGCCGGGACTTGGTGCGAGGGCTGGACCGTGCGCGATGTGCTGATCCACAACACGGGTAACGCCGAGGAGTTCGCCCGGGTGTTGCAAGCGCATATCGACCAGCACCCCGTGCCGACCCGCAGTTTCGAGGAGCGGGAGGCACCGTACCGAGCGATGACCGACGTGGACTTGTGGAGTGCGTTCATCGAACGCTGCGAGCGGCTGGTTGACACCACCGAAGCGGCGAGTGAACTGCCGCCGGACGAAGAGATCGAATGGACCGGCCGCACAGTCACGCCCGGGTTTTTCGTCGAGCACATGCGCGAAGAGTTGGTGCTGCACCGATGGGACATGACCGGTGACGACAGTGCATCGGTGCACGCACTGAGCCAGCCGTGGATGACCACACACACCGTGCGCGACGTGGGCAAGCCATTGATGGCCCGCGGGATCAAAGCGCTGCACTTGGCGACCGGCCAGCAGGTTGGCGGACGTTTGCGCTGCCCTGGCACCGACGACGTTCTGGTCACCGCGACTGCCGAGGCCACCACCATTGATCTGGTCGCGCCGGAAGGACAGGCCACCATCGAGTGCGACCCGGCCGTGCGGGCGCTCTTTCTGTGGGGTCGACGCCCCGCCGATCCGTCGCGCTGGCACAGCCAAGCGGGTCCCGAAGCGCTGCGTCAGCTGCGCGCACTGCTTAGCGGGTATTGA
- a CDS encoding diacylglycerol kinase produces MAIRVAHVGTGNVGRLALAELITNPQYDLTGVCVSNPEKVGRDAGQLCGVGLDAPVETGITAVNDLDAVLATKPDCVVYCAMGDTRLPEAMADAMRILAAGINVVGSSPGLLQYPWGVMPDKYIARVEDAAQQGNSSILITGVDPGFINDLIPFALAGTCQRIEQVRCMEIADYATYDGAEVMHYMGFGRSLDEKPMLLQPGVLSIAWGTAIRQLAAGLGIEVDDITESVQREPAPEDFDIAVGRVPKGTLAALQFEIRGMVNGHPAIVIEHITRLRPDLRPDWPQPAAGSGSYRVEITGEPSYAVDIVPTSRKGDHNHAAIVGAAGRIVNSIPAVVAAPPGIRTTVDLPLVTGQGLYTPNNLVTT; encoded by the coding sequence ATGGCGATTCGCGTCGCCCACGTCGGCACCGGAAACGTCGGCCGGTTGGCGCTGGCCGAACTGATCACCAACCCGCAATACGATTTGACCGGGGTGTGTGTATCCAATCCCGAGAAGGTGGGCCGCGACGCCGGGCAACTGTGCGGCGTTGGTCTCGATGCTCCCGTCGAAACGGGCATCACGGCGGTCAACGATCTGGATGCTGTGTTGGCGACCAAGCCCGACTGCGTGGTCTATTGCGCCATGGGAGACACGCGGCTGCCCGAAGCGATGGCCGATGCGATGCGGATCTTGGCCGCCGGGATCAACGTCGTCGGGTCCTCACCGGGACTGCTGCAGTACCCGTGGGGCGTCATGCCCGACAAATACATCGCCCGCGTCGAAGACGCTGCGCAGCAAGGGAATTCGAGCATCCTCATTACCGGCGTCGACCCGGGCTTCATCAACGACCTGATACCGTTCGCGCTCGCCGGGACCTGCCAGCGCATCGAGCAAGTGCGGTGCATGGAGATCGCCGACTACGCGACCTATGACGGCGCGGAGGTCATGCACTACATGGGCTTCGGCAGGTCCCTGGACGAAAAGCCGATGCTGTTGCAGCCCGGCGTGCTCAGCATCGCGTGGGGGACGGCGATCCGGCAGCTGGCGGCCGGACTCGGCATCGAGGTCGACGACATCACCGAGTCTGTGCAACGCGAGCCTGCGCCCGAAGACTTCGACATCGCGGTGGGACGGGTACCCAAGGGCACGCTGGCCGCCTTGCAATTCGAGATCCGCGGCATGGTGAACGGCCACCCGGCGATCGTGATCGAGCACATCACCCGGCTGCGTCCAGACCTGCGGCCCGACTGGCCGCAACCCGCCGCGGGCAGTGGCTCCTACCGCGTCGAGATCACCGGTGAGCCGTCCTACGCGGTCGACATCGTGCCCACCAGCCGCAAGGGCGACCACAACCACGCCGCGATCGTCGGCGCCGCGGGCCGCATCGTGAACTCGATACCCGCAGTCGTCGCCGCGCCCCCCGGCATCCGCACCACCGTGGACCTGCCGCTGGTCACCGGACAAGGGCTGTACACGCCGAACAACTTGGTAACCACCTGA
- a CDS encoding glucose 1-dehydrogenase, producing the protein MGRVDGKVALISGGARGMGAEHARLLVAEGAKVVIGDILDDEGKALAAELGDAARYVHLDVTQLDQWEAAVATATGEFGKLNVLVNNAGIVALGPLRSFKMDKWQKVIDVNLTGTFLGMRVAVDPMTEAGGGSIINVSSIEGLRGAPGVHPYVASKWAVRGITKSAALELAPLNIRVNSLHPGFIRTPMTEHLPEDLVTIPLGRPADSREVSTFVVFLASDDASYATGSEFIMDGGLVTAVPSKQM; encoded by the coding sequence ATGGGACGGGTAGACGGCAAAGTTGCGCTGATCAGTGGCGGAGCCCGCGGCATGGGCGCCGAGCACGCCCGCCTACTGGTGGCCGAGGGCGCCAAGGTGGTGATCGGCGACATCCTCGACGACGAGGGCAAGGCGCTGGCCGCAGAACTGGGCGACGCCGCCCGCTACGTCCATCTCGACGTGACGCAACTCGACCAGTGGGAGGCCGCCGTCGCGACGGCGACCGGCGAGTTCGGCAAGCTCAACGTGCTGGTCAACAACGCCGGCATCGTCGCGTTGGGGCCGCTGCGCAGCTTCAAGATGGACAAGTGGCAGAAGGTCATCGACGTCAACTTGACCGGGACGTTCCTGGGCATGCGGGTGGCCGTGGACCCGATGACCGAAGCCGGCGGCGGCTCGATCATCAACGTGTCGTCGATCGAGGGCTTGCGCGGCGCCCCGGGCGTGCACCCCTACGTCGCGTCGAAGTGGGCGGTGCGCGGCATCACCAAGTCGGCGGCCTTGGAGTTGGCGCCATTGAACATCCGGGTCAATTCGCTGCACCCGGGCTTCATCCGCACCCCGATGACCGAACACCTGCCCGAAGACCTGGTCACCATCCCACTGGGCCGCCCGGCCGACTCACGGGAGGTGTCCACCTTCGTCGTGTTCCTGGCCAGTGACGACGCGTCGTACGCGACCGGCAGTGAGTTCATCATGGACGGCGGACTGGTGACCGCCGTGCCGTCAAAGCAGATGTAG
- a CDS encoding FAD-binding oxidoreductase, translated as MLRSLTGAVGANHVITDPDVLAGRSVDHTGRYRGRASALVRPGSADEVAEVLRVCRDAGAHVTVQGGRTSLVAGTVPEHDDILLSTERLSAVGDVDTVERRVQVGAGATLATVQRAAADAGLVFGVDLAARDTATVGGMASTNAGGLRTVRYGNMGEQVIGLDVALPDGSVLRRHSRVRRDNTGYDMTALFVGAEGTLGVITEVDLRLHPTPSHRVTAVCGFADLEALVAAGQTFRDVDGIAALELIDGRAAELTGERPVSGAWLLLVELAADQDQTDRLADLLDGVQLCGEPAVGVDVAAQQRLWRTRESLAEVLGVYGPPLKFDVSLPLPSIGRFADAAAALVHEHVDDALPVLFGHIGEGNLHLNVLRVPPEREAALYAPMMDLVADCAGNVSSEHGVGTRKRPYLAMSREPADIAAMRTLKAALDPTGYLNAAVLFPA; from the coding sequence ATGCTGCGGAGTCTGACGGGCGCGGTCGGGGCCAATCACGTCATCACCGACCCCGACGTGCTGGCCGGGCGCAGCGTCGACCACACCGGCCGGTATCGCGGCCGCGCCAGTGCTTTGGTCCGGCCCGGTTCGGCCGATGAAGTCGCCGAAGTGCTGCGGGTGTGCCGCGACGCCGGCGCGCACGTCACCGTGCAGGGTGGGCGGACCTCGCTGGTCGCCGGCACCGTCCCCGAACACGACGACATCCTGCTGTCCACCGAGCGATTGAGCGCGGTCGGCGACGTCGACACCGTCGAGCGGCGCGTCCAGGTTGGCGCCGGCGCCACATTGGCGACCGTGCAACGGGCCGCCGCCGACGCCGGTCTGGTGTTCGGGGTCGACTTGGCGGCCCGGGACACCGCAACCGTCGGCGGCATGGCGTCGACGAACGCCGGCGGTCTGCGCACGGTCCGCTACGGAAACATGGGCGAGCAAGTCATCGGCCTCGACGTCGCGCTGCCCGACGGGTCGGTGCTGCGCCGGCACAGCCGGGTGCGGCGGGACAACACCGGCTACGACATGACGGCGCTGTTCGTGGGGGCCGAGGGCACCCTGGGCGTGATCACCGAGGTGGACCTGCGCCTGCACCCCACCCCGTCGCACCGGGTGACCGCCGTGTGCGGATTCGCCGATCTCGAGGCGCTGGTGGCGGCCGGGCAGACATTTCGGGACGTCGACGGCATCGCCGCGCTGGAATTGATCGACGGCCGTGCGGCAGAACTCACCGGCGAGCGGCCCGTGTCGGGAGCCTGGCTGCTGCTGGTGGAACTGGCCGCCGATCAAGACCAGACCGACAGACTGGCCGACCTGCTCGACGGCGTGCAACTCTGCGGTGAGCCCGCGGTTGGTGTGGATGTTGCCGCCCAACAACGGCTTTGGCGCACGCGCGAATCGCTGGCCGAGGTGCTCGGGGTGTACGGGCCGCCGCTGAAGTTCGACGTCTCGCTGCCGCTGCCGTCGATCGGCCGATTCGCCGACGCTGCGGCCGCCTTGGTGCATGAGCATGTCGACGACGCACTGCCGGTGTTGTTCGGCCACATCGGTGAAGGCAACCTGCACCTCAACGTGCTGCGTGTCCCGCCCGAGCGCGAGGCTGCGCTGTACGCGCCGATGATGGACCTGGTGGCCGACTGCGCGGGCAACGTCAGCTCCGAGCACGGCGTCGGCACCCGCAAGCGGCCGTACCTGGCGATGTCGCGCGAACCGGCCGATATCGCGGCGATGCGCACGCTCAAGGCGGCGTTGGACCCGACGGGTTACCTCAACGCCGCGGTGTTGTTTCCGGCCTAG
- a CDS encoding TetR/AcrR family transcriptional regulator — translation MSQAAQAADINDADTSTRQRILAATAEVLARSGKTKLSLSEVATQAGVSRPTLYRWFASKEELLSAFAGYERQVFERGLAKATSGLKGVERLDAALRFIVEYQYSYSGVRMVDIEPEHVLAQMSGAIPEMREGLQRLLPGPNAAVKAATVIRIAISHYVVRSDDADQFLAQLRHAVGIKGNGG, via the coding sequence ATGAGCCAGGCGGCCCAGGCGGCAGACATCAACGATGCGGACACCTCGACTCGTCAGCGCATCCTGGCGGCCACCGCCGAGGTGCTGGCCCGCAGCGGCAAGACCAAACTCAGCCTGTCCGAAGTCGCCACTCAAGCCGGTGTCTCCCGTCCCACCCTCTACCGCTGGTTCGCGTCGAAAGAAGAGTTGCTGTCGGCCTTCGCCGGCTACGAACGGCAGGTGTTCGAACGCGGCCTGGCCAAGGCGACTTCGGGGTTGAAGGGCGTCGAGCGTCTGGATGCCGCGCTGCGCTTCATCGTCGAATACCAGTACTCGTACTCGGGAGTGCGCATGGTCGACATCGAGCCCGAGCACGTCCTCGCGCAGATGTCCGGCGCCATCCCGGAGATGCGCGAGGGGCTGCAACGGCTCCTGCCCGGACCCAACGCGGCGGTCAAAGCGGCCACGGTGATCCGAATCGCCATCTCGCATTACGTGGTTCGCAGCGACGACGCCGATCAGTTCCTGGCTCAGTTGCGCCACGCCGTCGGCATCAAAGGCAACGGCGGCTAG